From a single Nissabacter sp. SGAir0207 genomic region:
- a CDS encoding phage repressor protein CI, giving the protein MDVGTNQAKSILERILSSYGVSTRQQYSEIVGVPLGTIANWVSRDSLPGDYVIQCALDTDADLRWLTTGELKNVSSHSAPTAGEKGKKLHERMLANGGKKVLQRILHAYGFTMQKELGDLLGIPSGTMSAWVRRDYFPGDIVITCALDTGAPLRWLATGIGETYGLQNTAASTTERHFSIEKYSLHNGKLENTGEWICDKLLIDPAIKNPAFIEKGEVRLIVDFDVNLIGNGMWLIDIDGVIDVYNVSRLPGGKLNIKSGASSFECLINDIRCVGMVCFTISKVM; this is encoded by the coding sequence ATGGACGTCGGTACGAATCAAGCAAAAAGCATTCTTGAAAGAATTCTTAGTTCTTATGGAGTTAGCACAAGGCAGCAATACTCAGAAATTGTAGGAGTACCGCTGGGAACGATAGCGAACTGGGTTAGTAGAGATAGCTTGCCAGGCGACTATGTCATTCAATGCGCTTTAGATACAGACGCAGATCTCAGATGGCTAACAACTGGCGAACTTAAAAATGTAAGTTCACATAGTGCTCCTACAGCAGGAGAGAAAGGCAAAAAGTTACATGAGCGCATGTTAGCTAATGGAGGGAAAAAGGTTCTTCAACGAATCTTGCATGCTTATGGTTTTACTATGCAAAAGGAATTAGGAGATTTGTTAGGGATCCCTTCTGGCACTATGAGCGCTTGGGTGAGACGAGATTATTTTCCTGGTGATATTGTCATCACTTGTGCACTAGACACAGGTGCTCCTCTTCGATGGTTGGCTACAGGAATTGGTGAAACGTATGGACTACAAAACACCGCTGCTTCGACAACAGAACGTCATTTCTCTATTGAGAAATATTCATTACATAACGGTAAATTAGAAAATACTGGAGAATGGATTTGCGATAAATTGTTAATAGACCCAGCTATTAAAAACCCAGCTTTTATAGAAAAGGGAGAGGTTAGGTTAATAGTAGACTTTGATGTAAATTTAATAGGCAATGGCATGTGGTTGATAGATATTGATGGGGTCATTGATGTATACAATGTATCGAGACTTCCTGGTGGAAAATTGAATATTAAAAGTGGAGCATCAAGTTTCGAATGTTTAATAAATGACATTAGATGTGTAGGGATGGTGTGTTTTACCATATCTAAAGTTATGTAA
- a CDS encoding phage regulatory CII family protein: MFDFRISTQQHFDDACRKFALAHNMADLAKLAGMHTQTLRNKLNPEQPHQLTAVEVMKLTDITEDATLVDGFLAQLQCLPCVPVNEMANEKLPVYVMKATAEIGQLAAGAINTERLTEKCKRSLLQNVNSGIRCLTLAALAVQARIQANPTMASTMDAITGLGATVGLS; the protein is encoded by the coding sequence ATGTTTGATTTTAGGATTTCCACCCAACAGCATTTCGATGATGCGTGCCGTAAATTCGCTTTAGCGCATAACATGGCAGATCTAGCTAAGCTTGCCGGGATGCATACTCAGACGCTGCGCAACAAGCTCAACCCAGAGCAGCCGCACCAGTTAACCGCTGTTGAGGTGATGAAACTCACGGACATTACCGAAGATGCAACGCTGGTTGATGGCTTTCTGGCCCAGCTTCAATGCCTGCCATGTGTGCCGGTTAATGAGATGGCCAACGAGAAGCTGCCTGTTTATGTCATGAAAGCCACCGCAGAAATCGGCCAGCTTGCAGCGGGTGCCATTAATACCGAGCGCCTGACTGAAAAATGTAAGCGTAGTCTACTTCAGAATGTGAACAGCGGTATTCGCTGCCTGACATTAGCGGCCCTGGCCGTACAGGCCCGTATTCAGGCCAATCCCACGATGGCCTCAACGATGGATGCCATTACCGGCCTTGGCGCAACCGTGGGGCTAAGTTAA
- a CDS encoding phage filamentation protein Fil family protein — protein sequence MPISIAPLLARQSPSPSYGHGWIMGKQGKRWHPAWQQTTLTQHRNAKIKESSWLLKLLPPLWK from the coding sequence ATGCCTATCTCAATTGCGCCGTTATTAGCGCGTCAAAGTCCGTCACCCTCTTATGGTCACGGTTGGATAATGGGGAAGCAGGGCAAGCGCTGGCACCCCGCCTGGCAACAAACCACTCTCACCCAGCATCGCAACGCAAAAATAAAGGAATCATCATGGCTATTGAAGCTGCTGCCGCCCTTGTGGAAATGA
- a CDS encoding DUF5347 domain-containing protein, with amino-acid sequence MAIEAAAALVEMSAGERAAGLNKVASLRATLWGCDNEKDIARFFAEMRDVTDINYQDNKRALSAIFYLANIKTERHDVAYSELTTDEKAALIRAMNHFRAVVSLFPKRLSLPN; translated from the coding sequence ATGGCTATTGAAGCTGCTGCCGCCCTTGTGGAAATGAGTGCCGGAGAGCGCGCCGCCGGTTTAAATAAAGTGGCGTCATTACGTGCGACTCTGTGGGGCTGTGATAATGAGAAAGATATTGCGCGCTTTTTCGCTGAGATGCGCGATGTGACCGATATTAATTACCAAGATAATAAAAGAGCACTGAGCGCTATTTTTTATCTGGCAAATATTAAGACTGAGCGCCACGACGTTGCATACAGTGAGCTGACCACTGATGAAAAGGCCGCGCTTATCCGTGCAATGAACCATTTTCGTGCAGTTGTGAGTTTATTCCCTAAGCGGTTATCACTCCCTAATTAA
- a CDS encoding DUF2732 family protein, whose protein sequence is MRNKQVLNIETGNDDAGFFNLLEQTRLDERRNRAEAMAARLDSLAARITSRQLSYVEAAELLRAEAERINLQAAELH, encoded by the coding sequence ATGCGTAATAAACAAGTATTGAATATTGAAACCGGTAATGATGATGCAGGGTTTTTTAACCTGCTTGAGCAGACCCGCCTTGATGAGCGCCGCAACCGCGCCGAAGCAATGGCGGCCAGACTCGACAGCCTGGCGGCGCGCATCACCTCACGCCAGTTGAGTTATGTTGAGGCGGCAGAGCTGCTGCGCGCTGAAGCCGAGCGCATTAACCTTCAGGCGGCGGAGCTGCACTGA
- a CDS encoding TraR/DksA C4-type zinc finger protein encodes MDTMDLAQQQVAENLDHHLAVAISRPQRSSAFFCEDCEGVIPEARRRAVMGVVTCVSCQATREAYAR; translated from the coding sequence ATGGACACAATGGATCTGGCTCAACAGCAAGTCGCCGAAAACTTGGATCATCACCTGGCCGTGGCAATCAGCCGCCCGCAACGTAGCAGCGCTTTTTTCTGCGAAGATTGTGAAGGCGTGATCCCTGAAGCCCGTCGCCGCGCAGTAATGGGCGTGGTCACCTGCGTCAGTTGCCAAGCAACCCGCGAAGCCTACGCCCGGTGA
- a CDS encoding replication endonuclease yields the protein MSEQQYAYPWNAPREAIASPYLTHQETHRRDSMIAALSHAQALLSVQPNIVKLDVTRRTSELESTHGVQRANAYLTKTFVERTLPRLELISQKYSLTLNDPQHFAATSFQRPANTTADVQLIQLMRRFNRLPDLARADIDLLAGDIANFITSELIQVNEETHHASDYKVLFCMYMAAARITRLLGQDAPQWERVTGKLFNEDEVTPAILKMKSDRWWLNRLRRMAAEWREHIHIALANVSKKMSPYASNMTVHEWREQKRRTRDFLKGMELEDEEGNRISLIDKYDGSVANPAIRRCELMTRIRGFENICNEMGYVGEFYTLTAPARYHATIKTGHRNRKWNGAGPAETQRYLRRVWEKARAKLHREDIRIFGIRVAEPHHDATPHWHMLMFMLPGDVDRVRTILRDYASEQDAHELTSDKARKARFHAEAIDPEKGSATGYVAKYISKNIDGYALDDELDDESGKLLKDSAASVSAWAARWRIRQFQFVGGAPVTVYRELRRMADSETAHGLCVEFAAAHDAADAGDWAAYVNAQGGPFVRRDDLAVRTWYQPATDLNEYGEETHRIQGLYASLVGDGSPILTRLTQWKIVPKRAVDLGVDLQGAPAPSRSSVNNCTERERCEDMMRPESYQEIDFTGLDRKAQRQLLNRIRDSKVKKASKMHWRSAAVEVACERAIGEIKDTTGETISRALAVRLIGGTTTKIFGKFFRGSSDGAIYAVKPPYSAAITLEKLCKKIKMLRSKKAVSNFG from the coding sequence ATGAGCGAACAACAGTATGCCTACCCGTGGAATGCGCCACGGGAGGCCATCGCCAGTCCTTACCTGACCCATCAGGAAACCCACCGCCGCGACAGCATGATCGCGGCGCTTTCACATGCGCAGGCGCTGCTGAGCGTGCAGCCCAACATCGTGAAGCTGGATGTCACCCGCCGCACCAGTGAGCTGGAGAGCACGCACGGAGTTCAGCGAGCCAATGCCTACTTGACGAAGACCTTTGTCGAGCGGACATTGCCGCGCCTTGAGCTGATTAGCCAGAAGTACAGCCTGACCCTGAATGATCCGCAGCACTTTGCTGCAACGTCATTCCAGCGCCCGGCCAACACCACCGCCGATGTGCAACTGATCCAACTGATGCGCCGTTTTAACCGCCTGCCGGATTTGGCCCGCGCCGACATTGACCTGCTGGCCGGAGACATTGCCAACTTCATCACCAGCGAGCTGATCCAGGTTAACGAGGAGACTCACCACGCCTCGGATTACAAAGTGCTGTTCTGCATGTATATGGCCGCCGCCCGCATCACCCGCCTGCTGGGCCAGGATGCGCCGCAGTGGGAACGCGTGACCGGCAAGTTATTCAACGAAGACGAAGTGACCCCGGCCATTCTGAAAATGAAGTCGGATCGTTGGTGGCTGAATCGGCTGCGTCGTATGGCGGCAGAATGGCGCGAGCATATTCACATCGCACTCGCGAACGTCAGCAAAAAGATGTCGCCCTACGCCAGCAACATGACCGTGCATGAGTGGCGCGAGCAGAAGCGCCGCACGCGTGACTTTCTCAAGGGCATGGAGCTGGAAGACGAGGAAGGCAACCGTATCAGCCTTATCGACAAATATGATGGCAGTGTTGCCAATCCGGCGATCCGTCGCTGTGAGCTAATGACGCGTATCCGCGGCTTTGAAAATATCTGTAATGAAATGGGCTACGTGGGTGAGTTCTACACCCTGACCGCGCCGGCCCGTTATCACGCCACCATCAAAACCGGCCACCGTAACCGCAAATGGAACGGCGCCGGCCCGGCAGAAACCCAGCGCTATCTGCGCCGGGTATGGGAAAAGGCCCGCGCCAAGCTTCACCGCGAAGACATTCGCATTTTTGGCATTCGCGTAGCTGAACCACACCACGACGCGACCCCGCACTGGCACATGCTGATGTTCATGCTGCCGGGCGACGTGGATCGCGTGCGCACCATTCTGCGCGATTATGCCAGTGAGCAGGATGCGCATGAGCTGACCAGTGATAAGGCCCGCAAGGCCCGCTTTCATGCCGAGGCTATCGACCCGGAGAAGGGGAGCGCAACGGGCTATGTGGCGAAATACATCAGCAAAAACATTGATGGCTATGCCCTTGATGATGAGCTGGATGATGAAAGCGGGAAGCTGCTCAAAGACTCTGCCGCCTCGGTATCTGCCTGGGCGGCCCGCTGGCGTATCCGTCAGTTTCAGTTCGTCGGTGGCGCGCCGGTCACGGTTTACCGCGAGCTGCGCCGCATGGCAGACAGCGAAACCGCCCACGGGCTGTGTGTTGAGTTTGCCGCTGCGCATGATGCTGCTGATGCGGGTGACTGGGCGGCTTATGTCAATGCCCAGGGCGGCCCGTTTGTGCGCCGTGATGATCTGGCCGTACGCACCTGGTATCAACCTGCGACCGACCTTAATGAGTACGGCGAGGAAACTCACCGCATCCAGGGGCTGTATGCCTCATTGGTAGGTGATGGCTCGCCTATTCTTACCCGTCTGACGCAGTGGAAGATTGTGCCGAAGCGTGCCGTTGACCTGGGGGTTGACCTTCAGGGCGCGCCCGCGCCCTCTCGGAGTTCTGTCAATAACTGTACGGAGAGAGAAAGGTGTGAGGACATGATGAGGCCGGAAAGTTATCAAGAGATCGACTTTACCGGCCTGGACAGGAAAGCACAGCGACAGCTTTTGAACAGGATAAGGGACAGCAAGGTTAAGAAAGCATCAAAAATGCACTGGCGATCGGCTGCTGTTGAAGTCGCCTGTGAGCGGGCTATTGGTGAGATTAAGGATACAACCGGCGAAACCATCAGCCGGGCTTTGGCAGTGCGCCTGATAGGGGGCACAACCACAAAGATTTTCGGTAAATTTTTCCGAGGTAGTAGTGATGGCGCTATCTATGCAGTGAAGCCCCCCTACTCTGCTGCAATTACATTAGAAAAATTATGCAAAAAGATCAAAATGCTGCGTAGCAAAAAGGCAGTATCAAACTTCGGTTAA
- a CDS encoding phage portal protein yields the protein MSKRKGRKALPSPQVAPATAAGPQAFSFGEPTPVMDKRDILDYAECIGNGRWYEPPVSFHGLAKSLRSAVHHSSPIYVKRNILASTFIPHPLLTQQEFSRMALDYLVFGNAFMELRKNVLGKPLRLENSPAKFTRRGIEEGTYWFVHDWKEPHAFAPGSVFHLVEPDINQELYGLPEYLSALNSAWLNESATLFRRKYYQNGAHAGYILYMTDAAQSSSDVERMRQAMRDTKGLGNFRNLFMYAPNGKPDGIKILPLSEVATKDDFFNIKKSSRDDLLSAHRVPPQMMGIIPDNSGGFGDAVKAAQVFVRNELTPLQERMKELNSWLGQEVIAFKPYQLANDEQ from the coding sequence ATGAGCAAACGCAAAGGCCGCAAGGCACTCCCTTCACCGCAGGTCGCCCCGGCCACCGCCGCCGGCCCGCAGGCGTTCAGCTTTGGTGAGCCAACGCCAGTGATGGACAAGCGCGACATCCTGGATTATGCCGAGTGCATCGGCAACGGGCGCTGGTATGAGCCGCCGGTGAGCTTTCACGGCCTGGCAAAAAGCCTGCGCTCGGCGGTGCATCACAGCTCACCGATTTATGTGAAGCGCAACATTCTGGCTTCGACCTTTATCCCGCACCCGCTGCTGACGCAGCAGGAATTTAGCCGCATGGCGCTGGATTACCTGGTATTCGGCAATGCCTTTATGGAGCTGCGTAAAAATGTTCTGGGTAAGCCGCTTCGCCTGGAGAACTCGCCGGCCAAGTTTACCCGCCGGGGCATTGAGGAGGGAACATACTGGTTTGTGCATGACTGGAAGGAGCCGCACGCCTTTGCGCCGGGCAGCGTGTTTCATCTGGTAGAGCCGGACATTAATCAGGAGCTGTACGGCCTGCCGGAATACCTCAGCGCGCTGAATTCGGCCTGGCTGAATGAGTCGGCCACACTGTTTCGTCGCAAGTACTACCAGAACGGCGCACACGCGGGGTACATCCTGTATATGACCGACGCCGCGCAGAGCAGCAGCGATGTGGAGCGGATGCGCCAGGCGATGCGCGACACCAAAGGGCTGGGGAACTTCCGCAACCTGTTTATGTACGCGCCGAACGGCAAGCCGGACGGCATCAAGATTTTGCCGCTTAGCGAGGTGGCAACCAAAGACGACTTTTTCAACATCAAGAAATCCAGCCGTGACGATTTGCTTAGCGCGCACCGCGTGCCGCCGCAGATGATGGGCATTATCCCGGACAACTCCGGCGGCTTTGGCGACGCGGTAAAGGCGGCACAAGTGTTTGTGCGCAATGAGCTGACGCCGCTACAAGAGCGCATGAAAGAGCTAAATAGCTGGCTGGGGCAGGAGGTGATCGCCTTCAAGCCCTATCAACTGGCAAACGACGAACAGTGA
- a CDS encoding terminase ATPase subunit family protein — protein MTTTPNTLISDPRRQAALLYWQGFSVRQIAETLSIKTPTVQSWKLRDAWEDIAPISRVEASMEARLIQLIMKEVKGNGDYKEIDALGRQIERLARVERYRSSGNEADLNPNVRNRNKGERQPASKNVFSEEQTDKLTRLFMDNCFEYQLNWHQAGLAHRIRNILKSRQIGATFYFAREALIDALTTGRNQIFLSASKAQAHVFKNYIIDFARQVDVDLKGDPIVLPNGARLIFLGTNVRTAQSYTGNLYLDEYFWIPKFQELRKVASGMSLHKKWRSTYFSTPSSLSHSAYPFWSGELFNKGRRNKSDRIELDLSHSHLSTGALCGDGQWRQIVTVEDALTGGCNLFDLDQLSLEYSPAEYQNLLMCEFVDDEASVFPFKELQGCMIDSLEEWTDFNPYALRPFDYRPVWIGYDPSHTGDSAGCAVIAPPLVAGGKFRVLERHQWRGMDFAAQAKSIEALTKKYAVEYIGVDATGIGQGVFQLVRQFFPAAREIKYTPEIKTAMVLKAKDTISSGRLEYDAGHTDITQSFMAIRKTMTASGNRSTYEASRSEDASHADVAWAIMHALLNEPLTAANGGATPSILEFY, from the coding sequence ATGACAACGACGCCTAACACCCTTATCAGCGATCCGCGCCGCCAGGCGGCCCTGCTTTACTGGCAGGGCTTTTCTGTGCGCCAGATAGCGGAGACGCTCAGTATCAAAACGCCAACCGTGCAGAGCTGGAAGCTGCGCGACGCCTGGGAGGACATCGCACCTATCAGCCGCGTCGAGGCCAGCATGGAGGCGCGGTTAATCCAACTCATCATGAAAGAGGTGAAAGGCAATGGTGATTACAAGGAGATAGACGCGCTGGGCCGCCAGATTGAGCGTCTGGCCCGCGTCGAACGTTATCGCAGCTCCGGCAATGAGGCTGACCTCAATCCGAACGTGCGCAACCGCAACAAAGGCGAGCGCCAGCCGGCGAGTAAAAACGTCTTTAGTGAGGAGCAGACCGATAAACTGACCCGACTGTTTATGGACAACTGTTTTGAATACCAGCTTAACTGGCACCAGGCCGGCCTGGCGCACCGCATCCGCAACATCCTCAAGTCGCGCCAGATAGGGGCCACCTTCTACTTTGCCCGCGAGGCGCTGATTGATGCGCTGACCACCGGGCGTAACCAGATTTTCCTCTCGGCCAGCAAGGCGCAGGCGCACGTTTTCAAGAACTACATCATCGACTTTGCGCGCCAGGTGGATGTTGACCTGAAAGGCGATCCGATTGTGCTCCCCAACGGGGCACGGCTGATATTCCTGGGCACCAACGTGCGCACCGCGCAGAGCTACACCGGCAACCTGTACTTGGATGAATATTTCTGGATACCCAAGTTCCAGGAGCTGCGCAAAGTAGCGTCGGGGATGTCCTTGCACAAGAAGTGGCGCTCCACCTACTTCTCTACGCCGTCGAGCCTGTCGCACAGCGCTTATCCGTTCTGGTCAGGCGAGCTGTTTAACAAGGGGCGGCGCAATAAGTCGGATCGCATTGAGCTGGATCTCAGCCACAGCCACCTCTCCACGGGGGCGCTGTGCGGGGATGGGCAGTGGCGGCAGATTGTCACGGTTGAGGATGCGCTGACCGGCGGCTGCAACCTGTTTGACCTGGATCAACTCTCACTGGAGTACAGCCCGGCGGAGTACCAGAACCTGCTGATGTGCGAGTTTGTCGATGATGAGGCGAGTGTATTCCCGTTCAAGGAACTGCAAGGCTGCATGATTGACAGCCTGGAAGAGTGGACGGACTTCAACCCCTACGCGCTGCGCCCGTTTGACTATCGCCCAGTATGGATTGGTTATGACCCCTCGCACACCGGCGACAGCGCCGGCTGCGCGGTGATTGCGCCGCCGCTGGTTGCCGGCGGTAAGTTTCGGGTGCTGGAGCGCCACCAGTGGCGCGGCATGGACTTTGCCGCCCAGGCCAAATCCATTGAGGCCCTTACCAAAAAATACGCGGTGGAGTATATCGGCGTGGACGCCACCGGCATCGGACAAGGCGTGTTTCAGTTGGTGAGGCAGTTTTTCCCGGCGGCCCGCGAAATCAAATACACCCCGGAAATCAAAACCGCGATGGTGCTGAAGGCCAAAGACACCATCAGCAGCGGGCGGCTGGAGTATGACGCCGGCCACACCGACATCACGCAGTCTTTTATGGCGATCCGCAAAACCATGACCGCCAGCGGCAACCGCTCCACCTACGAGGCCAGCCGCAGCGAGGACGCCAGTCACGCTGACGTGGCGTGGGCCATCATGCACGCTCTGCTTAACGAACCGCTGACCGCCGCGAACGGCGGCGCGACCCCTTCTATTCTGGAATTTTACTGA
- a CDS encoding GPO family capsid scaffolding protein, producing MATKAKRFRIGVEGATTDGRMISREWLVQMAAQYDPAVYGARINMEHVKGYTPDSPFRRYGDVTALAAEEINDGALAGKMALYADINPTSELVALTQARQKIYTSMEVNPEFADTGKAYLVGLAVTDDPASLGTEMLSFSARAQLNPLAARKQDAANLFTAAEETLIEFEQVADPAPSLLERVTALFAAKKKTDAERFKDVNAAVTVVAEQVQQSADEAAQQFTVLETALTSRLEALEQQSTEDRTAVQALTEQLAQADGSFSRRPRASGADVHAGLRTDC from the coding sequence ATGGCAACAAAAGCAAAGCGTTTTCGCATCGGCGTAGAAGGTGCCACCACTGACGGCCGCATGATTTCCCGTGAGTGGCTGGTACAGATGGCCGCCCAGTATGACCCGGCCGTGTACGGCGCACGCATCAACATGGAGCACGTCAAAGGCTATACGCCTGACAGTCCGTTCCGCCGCTATGGTGACGTGACCGCACTCGCCGCCGAAGAGATTAATGACGGCGCGCTGGCCGGGAAAATGGCGCTGTATGCCGACATCAACCCGACCTCGGAGCTGGTTGCGCTGACGCAGGCCCGCCAGAAGATTTACACCTCAATGGAAGTAAACCCGGAGTTTGCCGACACCGGCAAAGCCTATTTAGTGGGCCTGGCCGTGACCGACGACCCGGCGAGCCTCGGCACGGAAATGCTGAGCTTCAGCGCCCGCGCCCAGCTCAATCCGCTAGCCGCCCGCAAACAGGACGCCGCCAACCTGTTTACTGCTGCCGAGGAAACCCTGATTGAATTCGAGCAGGTCGCCGATCCTGCGCCCTCGCTGCTGGAGCGAGTCACCGCCTTGTTTGCCGCCAAAAAGAAAACCGATGCCGAGCGCTTCAAGGATGTGAACGCGGCTGTAACCGTCGTGGCCGAGCAGGTACAGCAAAGTGCAGACGAGGCCGCGCAGCAATTTACCGTGCTTGAAACCGCGCTGACCAGCCGACTGGAGGCCCTGGAGCAGCAGAGCACTGAAGACCGCACCGCCGTGCAGGCGCTCACTGAGCAACTGGCCCAGGCAGACGGCAGTTTTTCCCGTCGCCCCCGCGCCAGCGGCGCAGACGTCCACGCCGGCCTACGAACCGATTGCTGA
- a CDS encoding phage major capsid protein, P2 family, giving the protein MRPTTRFKFNAFMSRLAELNGVDTGDMNKKFTVEPSVTQTLMNRVQESSEFLTRINIVPVADMKGEKIGVGVSGSIASTTDTAGGDERETAGFAALDAEGYECVQVNYDFHIRYNTLDLWARYEDFQARLRDAIIKRQSLDRIMVGFNGTSRAKTSNRAQNPLLQDVAVGWLQKYRNHAPKRVMNKVMAEDGTTVASEKVRIGQGGDYANLDALVMDATNTLIEPWYQEDPELVVICGRQLLADKYFPLVNQTQANTETLAADLIVSQMRIGNLPAVRVPYFPANALMVTRLDNLSIYWQEGTHRRLLDEVAKRDRIENYESINEDYVIEDYAAGCLVENIVILPPPKESEVKTTASTSDATGA; this is encoded by the coding sequence ATGCGCCCCACTACTCGCTTTAAATTTAACGCCTTTATGTCCCGTCTGGCCGAGCTGAACGGCGTCGACACCGGCGACATGAACAAGAAATTCACCGTGGAACCCTCGGTGACGCAAACCCTGATGAACCGCGTGCAAGAGTCCTCTGAGTTTCTGACGCGCATCAATATCGTGCCGGTCGCGGATATGAAAGGGGAAAAAATCGGCGTCGGCGTATCTGGCTCAATTGCCAGCACCACAGACACCGCCGGCGGCGATGAGCGTGAAACCGCTGGCTTTGCCGCCCTAGACGCGGAAGGGTATGAGTGTGTGCAGGTGAACTACGATTTTCACATTCGCTATAACACCCTCGACCTGTGGGCGCGCTATGAGGATTTCCAGGCCCGCCTACGTGACGCGATCATCAAACGCCAGTCCCTCGACCGCATTATGGTGGGCTTTAACGGCACCTCCCGCGCCAAGACCTCCAACCGTGCGCAGAACCCGCTGCTGCAAGATGTGGCCGTAGGCTGGCTGCAAAAGTACCGCAACCACGCGCCGAAACGGGTGATGAACAAAGTCATGGCCGAAGATGGCACCACCGTCGCCTCGGAAAAAGTTCGCATCGGTCAAGGGGGTGATTACGCCAACCTCGACGCACTAGTGATGGATGCAACCAACACCCTGATTGAGCCGTGGTATCAGGAAGACCCGGAGCTGGTTGTGATTTGTGGCCGCCAATTGCTGGCTGATAAGTATTTCCCGCTGGTTAACCAGACGCAGGCCAACACCGAAACCCTGGCCGCTGACCTGATTGTGAGCCAGATGCGGATCGGCAACCTGCCGGCGGTGCGCGTGCCGTACTTCCCGGCCAATGCCCTGATGGTGACCCGCCTCGATAACCTGTCTATTTACTGGCAGGAAGGCACCCACCGCCGGCTGTTGGATGAGGTGGCAAAGCGCGACCGCATCGAAAATTACGAGTCCATTAACGAGGATTACGTGATTGAAGACTATGCCGCCGGCTGCCTGGTTGAAAATATCGTGATCCTTCCTCCGCCAAAAGAGTCAGAGGTGAAAACCACGGCCAGCACATCAGACGCCACGGGAGCATAA
- a CDS encoding terminase endonuclease subunit yields the protein MLSPAQRHLMRQQAIDAAQQRDNPLRHANGYELMLMRLNEDKRRLKKLHSVERKAALKRELLPEYGPWVAGVLSEGRGAQDAVLMTVMIWRLDTGDIPGALDIARYALHYGLVPPDTYRRNSTAYLLAEEVADAATRARTLAQPVDIDPLLATLALTEGEDMPDVVRAKLHKIIGYVLRDTDRATEAMQHLTRALQLDDRCGVKKDIERLATVLKKQALARR from the coding sequence ATGTTAAGCCCGGCCCAACGTCACCTGATGCGCCAGCAGGCCATTGACGCCGCCCAGCAGCGGGATAACCCGCTGCGCCATGCCAACGGTTACGAGCTGATGCTGATGCGCCTGAATGAGGACAAGCGCCGCCTAAAAAAACTGCACTCGGTTGAGCGCAAGGCGGCCCTCAAGCGCGAACTGCTGCCCGAATACGGGCCGTGGGTGGCCGGCGTCCTGAGTGAAGGGCGCGGCGCACAAGATGCTGTGTTAATGACCGTTATGATTTGGCGGCTCGACACCGGGGACATTCCCGGCGCGCTGGACATCGCCCGCTATGCCCTGCATTACGGCCTGGTGCCGCCGGACACCTACCGGCGCAACAGCACGGCCTACCTGCTGGCCGAGGAGGTGGCCGACGCCGCGACCCGCGCCCGGACGTTGGCGCAGCCGGTTGATATTGACCCGCTGCTGGCAACCCTGGCGCTGACCGAGGGCGAAGATATGCCGGATGTGGTGCGCGCCAAGCTGCACAAAATCATTGGCTATGTGCTGCGCGACACGGACAGGGCCACGGAGGCCATGCAACACCTCACCCGCGCCTTGCAGCTTGATGATCGCTGCGGCGTGAAAAAAGACATAGAGCGACTGGCGACCGTGCTGAAAAAGCAGGCGCTCGCCCGCCGCTAA
- a CDS encoding head completion/stabilization protein: protein MSIVIPAPRPADTAEPPIANTFFWPDVDVQRLRETLRYEGTVTAQRLRLAIKTAMSEVNAELHDYRAAQMATGFATLAAVPAETFDGESEKLGHYFAAVSALTAATIVERYRGYDASGAKKAADVEAAADEYWRDARFSISKLAGQRACIIGLL from the coding sequence ATGAGCATTGTGATCCCCGCCCCGCGACCGGCAGACACTGCCGAGCCGCCGATTGCCAATACCTTTTTTTGGCCGGATGTCGACGTGCAGCGCCTGCGGGAAACGCTGCGCTATGAAGGCACCGTGACTGCGCAGCGCCTGCGGCTTGCCATTAAAACGGCGATGTCCGAGGTCAACGCCGAGCTGCATGACTACCGCGCCGCGCAGATGGCGACCGGTTTCGCCACCCTGGCCGCCGTGCCGGCGGAGACGTTCGACGGCGAGAGCGAAAAGCTCGGCCACTACTTTGCCGCCGTCAGCGCCCTGACCGCCGCGACCATCGTCGAACGTTACCGGGGCTATGACGCCAGCGGGGCCAAAAAAGCCGCCGATGTGGAGGCGGCCGCCGATGAGTACTGGCGGGATGCGCGCTTTAGCATCAGCAAGCTGGCCGGCCAGCGGGCGTGCATCATCGGGCTGCTGTGA